The following coding sequences lie in one Miscanthus floridulus cultivar M001 chromosome 9, ASM1932011v1, whole genome shotgun sequence genomic window:
- the LOC136482947 gene encoding disease resistance protein Pik-2-like, producing MSVVTGALGSLGPKLLQLLHGEYKLQKGVRKQVESLSRELDSIYPFLHKVSDVPWDQLDEQVKLWAREVREASYDMEDVLDTFLVRVDGGKNNSDSSSLKLSMTKLRELFSKAKARRDIAAKIKDITKRLEVVANNRQRYKLDEIMCKPLAASSTIDPRLKAMYKEVTQLIGVDKSSDELISLLNTSQPDLVVSDKKMKKVSVVGVGGLGKTTLAKAVYDKLKSQYDCGAFVSIGRDHDLVKVFKDILFHLDSENHKDIHNTERGVELLIHQLREFLKKKRYFIVIDDVWMVRTWEAIELALVENNHGSKVITTTRNVDVAEASGEVYKLKQLSYDDSMKLFYTRLSRADRKFLDNHSDDISQKILKKCAGIPLAIITMASLLAGKPECEWSMVYNSIGFHTRDNREADDTMTILSFSYYDLPPHLRTSLLYLSTYPEDYFIEKESLIWKWIAEGFIDGKQGTRLFELGERYFNDLINRSLIQPVEYEWNGRVEYCRVHDMVLDLMRMLSSDENFIAIFGDNVEATPAPSSVRRLANQNRIAKHINSETMVTRMPKVRSYTAFKCFIDSRDQFLRFKLLRVLDIVHCSFEKGCHLQHLGDLLHLRYLRIRFCAGCPELPIQLQNLKLLQTLDVQGTLPASIVRLTELLRLCADEKVPDGIGKLVSLEELRIMNGCSDKPKRFFKELASLRELRVLVFRTQGADESMQRDFVESLSNMQTLQYIGVYGSPWFADTAMWEPAGFVLPRPLHYLGWHAIRLSKLPSCINPTRLPNLAHLELSVTTMDEQDLKLLARLPALCYLRLLTESTASNINAGDGCFFQKLRYFETNAMVLFEQPDEEDTSVSFHMWNREDAMPIASRKSNDSRKVVPSSVMSNLEVLKLNVPWQALKGNYSDYCWNIGLEYLPSLRELRGRMFSHNTPATVRDAAFTALRDACNVHPNHPTFRMLRSYY from the exons ATGAGTGTGGTGACGGGGGCGCTGGGAAGCCTCGGCCCCAAGCTTcttcagctgctccatggtgagtACAAGCTCCAGAAGGGTGTGAGGAAGCAGGTGGAGTCGCTCTCCCGCGAGCTGGACAGCATCTACCCTTTCCTCCACAAGGTCTCTGATGTGCCATGGGACCAGCTCGACGAGCAGGTCAAGTTGTGGGCGCGCGAGGTCAGGGAGGCATCCTACGACATGGAGGATGTCCTCGACACCTTCCTCGTTCGCGTCGACGGTGGAAAGAACAACTCCGACTCCAGCAGCCTCAAACTTTCCATGACGAAGCTGCGTGAGCTGTTCAGCAAGGCCAAGGCTCGCCGTGATATTGCAGCAAAGATCAAGGACATAACAAAGCGTCTCGAGGTGGTGGCCAACAATCGTCAGAGGTACAAACTTGATGAGATTATGTGCAAGCCACTCGCAGCATCGTCAACTATTGATCCTCGCCTTAAAGCTATGTACAAAGAAGTGACACAACTTATTGGCGTCGACAAGTCAAGCGACGAGCTCATATCCTTGCTGAATACATCCCAACCAGATCTTGTTGTCTCCGATAAGAAGATGAAGAAGGTTTCAGTTGTGGGAGTTGGAGGATTGGGTAAAACCACTCTTGCCAAAGCCGTGTATGACAAGCTTAAGTCGCAGTACGACTGCGGGGCATTCGTTTCAATCGGTCGGGATCATGACTTGGTAAAAGTTTTCAAGGATATTCTCTTTCATCTTGACAGTGAAAACCATAAGGACATTCACAACACTGAGAGAGGCGTTGAGCTCCTCATTCACCAACTCCGAGAATTCCTGAAGAAAAAGAG GTATTTTATTGTTATTGATGATGTATGGATGGTACGCACCTGGGAAGCAATCGAACTAGCACttgttgagaataatcatggaagTAAAGTAATCACAACTACTCGAAATGTTGATGTTGCCGAAGCATCTGGTGAGGTTTACAAGCTGAAACAACTTTCCTATGATGACTCCATGAAATTATTTTATACAAGGTTATCTAGAGCAGATCGAAAGTTCCTTGATAACCATTCAGATGACATTTCTCAGAAAATTCTAAAGAAATGTGCTGGTATACCATTAGCAATCATCACAATGGCTAGTTTGTTGGCTGGTAAACCAGAATGCGAATGGTCAATGGTCTACAACTCTATTGGTTTTCATACTAGAGATAACAGGGAAGCTGACGATACTATGACAATACTTTCATTTAGCTACTATGATCTGCCTCCACATCTGAGGACAAGCTTactatatctaagtacatatccAGAAGATTATTTTATCGAAAAGGAATCTTTGATATGGAAGTGGATAGCTGAAGGATTTATTGATGGGAAACAGGGAACAAGATTATTTGAGCTTGGAGAAagatacttcaatgatctcattaaTAGAAGCTTGATCCAGCCAGTGGAGTATGAGTGGAATGGCAGAGTAGAATACTGTCGTGTTCATGATATGGTTCTTGATCTGATGCGTATGCTTTCATCTGATGAAAACTTTATTGCTATATTTGGTGATAATGTTGAAGCAACACCTGCACCAAGCAGTGTCCGTCGGTTAGCCAACCAAAACAGAATAGCCAAGCACATTAATTCTGAAACAATGGTCACTAGGATGCCAAAAGTGAGGTCATATACCGCATTCAAGTGTTTTATTGATAGCCGGGACCAGTTTTTGAGATTCAAACTTTTGCGCGTGCTGGACATAGTACACTGCAGCTTTGAGAAAGGTTGCCACCTTCAGCATCTTGGTGATTTACTTCACTTGAGGTACCTTAGGATAAGATTCTGCGCTGGTTGCCCTGAGCTCCCCATACAACTACAGAATCTAAAGTTACTGCAAACACTCGACGTGCAGGGAACATTGCCAGCAAGCATTGTGCGCCTAACAGAGCTGCTCCGGCTATGTGCTGACGAAAAGGTACCTGATGGGATTGGGAAGTTGGTTTCCCTGGAGGAGCTAAGAATAATGAATGGTTGCAGTGATAAGCCCAAGAGATTTTTCAAGGAGCTTGCCAGCCTGCGAGAACTGAGGGTGCTCGTGTTCCGCACTCAAGGGGCGGACGAGAGCATGCAGAGAGATTTTGTGGAGTCTCTAAGCAATATGCAAACGCTCCAGTATATAGGTGTGTACGGTTCACCTTGGTTTGCGGATACAGCCATGTGGGAACCAGCAGGCTTTGTGCTCCCACGGCCTCTCCATTATTTGGGATGGCATGCAATTAGATTGTCTAAATTGCCGTCATGCATTAATCCCACACGTCTTCCCAACCTGGCCCACTTGGAGCTGTCGGTGACTACTATGGATGAGCAGGATCTGAAACTCCTTGCTAGGTTGCCGGCGCTCTGTTATCTCAGACTCTTAACAGAGTCCACTGCAAGTAATATTAACGCTGGTGATGGCTGCTTCTTCCAGAAGTTGAGGTACTTTGAGACCAATGCAATGGTCCTGTTTGAGCAGCCCGACGAGGAGGACACTAGCGTTTCATTCCATATGTGGAATAGAGAGGATGCTATGCCCATTGCCTCTAGAAAAAGCAATGACTCCAGAAAAGTTGTACCCTCTAGCGTGATGTCAAATCTTGAAGTGCTTAAGCTTAATGTCCCTTGGCAGGCCCTAAAAGGTAACTACAGTGACTACTGTTGGAATATTGGCTTGGAGTACCTGCCTTCCCTTCGGGAACTCAGAGGGCGGATGTTCTCTCATAACACGCCTGCTACGGTGAGGGATGCTGCGTTCACTGCACTGAGAGACGCATGCAACGTCCATCCCAACCATCCCACGTTTCGTATGCTTAGATCATATTATTAA